The DNA region GCTTACCTGAGTAGTACTCTCTTTGCTTTTTTTGGGTCTTTGACAAGGCGTTTCTGTCGCATCAATGACAACAAAAGAGAGGGCAACATCACTTTTATAGAGTTCTCTCTTGCTTGGCAATGAAAATCTACCAGACTTAATCAACACTTCTTCTACTTCACATACAATCCTTGAAGCCGTTGATTCACTCACACCATAATCAAATCCAATATGTTCAAGGGTGCGATACTCACGATAATAGCCAAGCATCAAAAGTACTTTATTTTCTGGTGAAAGAGATCTCCTCCCTCCTACACCTAATCCTTTTTTACGATTCTCATCGTATTGCCTAAACACCTCTATCATTGCGTTAAATGTCTCTTCATTAACGCCAATATGGCGCTTAAAATCTTTGGGTTTATGCTTTTGCATTTGTTCATATTTTTTCATGCCTCTTGCCAAGCATTTTTAGTGCCTTTTATTTGAGTTTTGCAAGATGTCTATTTAATTTTATATAAAAATATGCAATTAGTTAAACTATCTTAGATGAAAATTGATTCAAAGTCAATTTGCTATATAGATATTGTGCTTTTTGCTGCCACCTTTTGTATGGATATGTTTGGTTTATGAAATTAGCTAAGAATAAAAGTTGAAAGTTTG from Sulfurospirillum diekertiae includes:
- a CDS encoding transposase family protein, yielding MKKYEQMQKHKPKDFKRHIGVNEETFNAMIEVFRQYDENRKKGLGVGGRRSLSPENKVLLMLGYYREYRTLEHIGFDYGVSESTASRIVCEVEEVLIKSGRFSLPSKRELYKSDVALSFVVIDATETPCQRPKKSKESTTQVSKSVIPLKDRL